In one window of Cellulophaga sp. HaHa_2_95 DNA:
- the dnaB gene encoding replicative DNA helicase: MEKPSPIVGHKVDKSNLISLERGKIPPQAVDLEEVVIGAMMIDKKGIDEVIDILHPDVFYKEAHKSIYEAIFKLFETSEPVDLLTVSSQLKKDGKLESVGGDFYLIKLTQKVASSAHIEFHARIILQKYIQRSLIKISNEIIQEAYDESTDVFDLLDTAESRLYDVTQGNLKRSAETAQNLVIQAKKRIEEIANKEGLSGVPSGFDKVDKLTSGWQPSDLIIIAARPGMGKTALTLSMARNMAVNSNIPVAFFSLEMSSVQLITRLISSETGLSSEKLRTGKLEKHEWEQLNVKVKTLEKAPLFIDDTPSLSIFDLRAKARRLASQHGIRMIMIDYLQLMTAGGSQKGGGNREQEISTISRNLKALAKELSVPVIALSQLSRAVETRGGTKRPLLSDLRESGAIEQDADIVSFIYRPEYYKIDEWDDDERSPTAGQGEFIVAKHRNGGLENIRLKFIGNQGKFDNLDDFDSPFEFQSKMNDGEENPFATKSLPNADQAFGSSMNETPPDFDDSDVPF; encoded by the coding sequence ATGGAGAAACCGAGTCCGATAGTAGGTCACAAAGTAGATAAGTCTAACTTAATTAGCTTAGAGCGTGGGAAGATTCCGCCTCAAGCGGTTGATTTAGAGGAAGTTGTGATTGGGGCAATGATGATAGATAAGAAGGGTATTGATGAGGTTATTGATATTCTTCACCCAGATGTTTTTTATAAAGAAGCCCATAAATCTATTTATGAGGCTATCTTTAAGTTGTTTGAAACCTCAGAACCAGTCGATTTATTAACCGTTTCTTCCCAATTGAAGAAAGATGGTAAATTAGAATCAGTCGGTGGTGATTTTTACTTAATTAAATTAACTCAAAAAGTAGCTTCATCAGCGCATATTGAGTTTCATGCCCGTATTATTCTACAAAAATATATTCAACGTAGTCTTATTAAAATCTCTAATGAGATTATTCAAGAGGCTTATGATGAAAGTACTGATGTATTTGATCTATTAGATACAGCAGAATCTAGATTGTATGACGTTACCCAAGGAAATTTAAAACGTTCTGCAGAAACAGCTCAGAACTTAGTTATTCAGGCGAAAAAAAGAATTGAAGAAATAGCCAATAAAGAAGGGCTAAGTGGTGTGCCTTCTGGTTTTGATAAAGTAGATAAGTTAACGTCTGGATGGCAGCCAAGTGATTTAATTATTATCGCAGCTCGTCCAGGTATGGGTAAAACGGCTTTGACCTTGTCTATGGCAAGAAACATGGCTGTTAATTCTAATATTCCTGTAGCGTTCTTCTCTCTGGAGATGTCTTCTGTACAGTTAATTACTCGTTTAATTTCTTCTGAGACAGGTTTGTCATCAGAAAAATTACGTACCGGTAAATTAGAGAAGCATGAATGGGAGCAATTAAATGTAAAAGTAAAAACGCTTGAAAAAGCACCTTTGTTTATAGATGATACACCGTCGCTTTCTATCTTCGACTTAAGGGCAAAGGCAAGACGTTTGGCATCCCAACATGGTATCCGAATGATCATGATAGATTACTTGCAACTAATGACTGCTGGGGGAAGCCAAAAGGGTGGTGGTAACCGTGAACAGGAGATCTCTACTATTTCGCGTAACTTAAAAGCATTAGCAAAAGAATTAAGTGTACCTGTAATTGCACTATCGCAGCTTTCGCGTGCGGTAGAAACAAGAGGGGGTACTAAACGACCGTTACTTTCTGACCTTAGGGAATCTGGAGCAATTGAACAGGATGCGGATATTGTGTCGTTTATTTATAGACCAGAGTACTATAAGATTGATGAATGGGATGATGATGAACGTTCACCGACTGCAGGTCAAGGGGAGTTTATTGTAGCTAAACACAGGAATGGTGGTTTAGAGAATATACGTTTGAAGTTTATCGGTAATCAAGGTAAATTTGATAACCTGGATGATTTTGATTCTCCTTTTGAGTTTCAATCCAAAATGAATGATGGAGAAGAAAATCCATTTGCCACAAAAAGCCTTCCAAATGCAGATCAAGCCTTTGGTAGCTCTATGAATGAAACACCGCCAGATTTTGATGATAGTGATGTTCCATTTTAA
- a CDS encoding acetyl-CoA carboxylase carboxyltransferase subunit alpha, which translates to MEYLDFELPIKELEEQLDKCMIIGEESDVDVTETCKQIEKKLLETRKDIYKNLTAWQRVQLSRHPNRPYTLDYINAICGETFLELHGDRNVKDDKAMIGGLGKIGDQSFMFVGQQKGYNTKTRQYRNFGMANPEGYRKALRLMKSAEKFNVPVVCFIDTPGAYPGIEAEERGQGEAIARNILEMTRLKVPIIVVIIGEGASGGALGIGVGDKVLMLENTWYSVISPESCSSILWRSWEYKEIAAEALKLTATDMKKLKIIDEIVREPVGGAHSYRDKTFEIVKNKILTHFEDLKKLSPKDLINKRMDKYANMGVFNG; encoded by the coding sequence ATGGAATATTTAGATTTTGAACTTCCCATAAAAGAACTAGAAGAACAATTAGATAAGTGCATGATTATTGGTGAAGAGAGTGATGTAGATGTTACAGAGACTTGTAAGCAAATAGAGAAAAAACTTCTTGAAACCCGTAAGGATATATATAAAAATCTAACAGCTTGGCAACGTGTACAATTGTCAAGACACCCAAACAGACCGTATACACTTGATTATATCAACGCCATCTGCGGAGAGACCTTTTTGGAACTTCATGGAGACCGGAATGTAAAGGATGATAAAGCAATGATTGGTGGCCTTGGTAAAATTGGCGATCAAAGTTTTATGTTTGTTGGGCAACAAAAAGGATATAATACCAAAACACGTCAATACCGTAATTTTGGTATGGCTAATCCAGAAGGTTACCGTAAAGCATTACGTCTAATGAAATCTGCAGAGAAATTTAACGTTCCTGTAGTATGTTTTATAGATACACCAGGTGCTTATCCTGGTATTGAAGCAGAAGAACGTGGACAAGGAGAAGCAATTGCTCGTAACATTTTAGAGATGACGCGTTTAAAAGTGCCAATTATTGTGGTAATCATTGGTGAAGGTGCCTCAGGTGGTGCTTTAGGTATAGGTGTTGGAGATAAAGTGTTGATGTTAGAGAATACCTGGTATTCTGTAATCTCTCCAGAATCTTGTTCCTCTATTCTATGGAGAAGCTGGGAATACAAAGAAATTGCAGCAGAAGCGTTAAAACTAACGGCTACAGATATGAAGAAATTGAAAATAATCGACGAAATCGTAAGAGAACCAGTAGGTGGTGCACACAGTTATAGAGACAAAACTTTTGAAATCGTAAAAAACAAAATTTTAACACATTTTGAAGATCTGAAAAAGTTATCACCAAAAGATTTAATAAATAAAAGGATGGACAAGTACGCCAACATGGGTGTATTTAATGGTTAA
- a CDS encoding DMT family transporter: MTERLKNYLHLHFIIFIWGFTAVLGKLITIDALPLVWYRMGIAVVLIAVFIAINRFSLKIAPKQMAKMAVVGIVIALHWLTFFKAIKVSNVSIALATLSTGALFTAIIEPFIYKRKMIWYEIVFGIVVVIGLYIIFNVETQYVEGIILALISALLAAIFSIANGKLIQSHRPSIISFYELGAGVLFITVYLAVRGDFDASFFQVSKNDWIYLFILASICTAYAFIASVRVMKVLTPYTVMLTVNLEPVYGILLAFVFLGESEKMNPLFYFGALLILSTVVANGLIKNKGKLKKRNRS, encoded by the coding sequence ATGACAGAAAGGCTTAAAAATTACCTTCATTTACATTTTATTATTTTTATTTGGGGGTTTACGGCAGTGCTCGGGAAGTTAATTACGATAGACGCTTTACCGCTGGTGTGGTATCGAATGGGAATCGCTGTAGTGCTTATAGCGGTATTTATTGCTATAAATAGGTTTTCTTTAAAGATTGCACCAAAACAAATGGCTAAAATGGCTGTTGTTGGGATAGTGATAGCATTACACTGGCTTACATTTTTTAAAGCGATAAAAGTCTCTAATGTATCTATTGCCTTAGCCACCTTATCTACAGGGGCATTATTCACGGCAATCATAGAGCCTTTTATTTACAAACGGAAGATGATCTGGTATGAGATCGTATTTGGTATTGTGGTCGTGATTGGCTTGTACATTATTTTTAATGTAGAAACACAATATGTAGAAGGAATTATTTTAGCCTTAATCTCTGCTTTATTAGCCGCTATCTTTTCTATAGCAAATGGTAAACTCATCCAGTCGCACAGACCCAGTATTATCTCTTTCTATGAACTTGGTGCAGGAGTCTTATTTATTACAGTTTATTTAGCTGTTCGTGGCGATTTTGATGCTAGCTTTTTTCAGGTTTCTAAAAATGATTGGATCTATCTTTTTATTTTAGCTTCTATATGTACCGCATACGCATTTATAGCATCTGTACGTGTTATGAAAGTGCTAACGCCTTATACCGTAATGCTTACCGTAAACTTAGAGCCTGTATATGGAATTCTACTAGCCTTTGTATTTTTAGGAGAGAGTGAGAAAATGAATCCGCTATTTTATTTTGGAGCATTACTGATTTTAAGCACAGTAGTAGCAAACGGCTTAATAAAGAATAAAGGAAAATTAAAAAAACGAAATAGGAGTTAG
- a CDS encoding LptF/LptG family permease, with the protein MTILDRYILKRYLVTFSVMLLLFIPIGIMVHLSEQFNKMQDNDAPVDEILMYLGNFSIYIGSMLLPIFLFLSVIFFTSKLASNTEIVAMLSSGISYGRFLRPYIIGAVIVAIFMLLMGMFIVPNASKGFNEFKFKYLKKGKQDRVTENIFNQLNANDFIYVSRFDPARDIGYNFSMEHFSDDNVLEYKLSAANIRWIPADSTYRLTSYVKRTLKGDTEILETKRRLDTIFPFKINDLTPVSYVAETKNLFELNEFIEVQKNKGASNINTYILVKYKRWALPVTAFILTLIAVAVSSQKRRGGMGVNLAFGILVAFVYIFFDRVFGTLAEQSGFSPLLAVIVPNVLFGFLAFYLLQKAKR; encoded by the coding sequence TTGACCATTTTAGATAGATACATATTAAAACGTTATTTAGTGACATTTTCAGTAATGTTACTTTTATTTATTCCTATTGGAATAATGGTGCACTTATCGGAGCAGTTTAATAAAATGCAAGATAACGATGCGCCCGTAGACGAAATACTAATGTATTTGGGTAATTTCTCTATCTATATAGGGAGTATGTTATTACCAATTTTCCTCTTTCTTTCCGTAATTTTCTTTACCTCTAAACTAGCCAGTAATACAGAGATTGTAGCAATGCTAAGTTCTGGTATATCCTACGGGCGTTTTCTTAGACCTTATATCATAGGAGCGGTAATTGTGGCTATTTTCATGTTGTTAATGGGGATGTTCATTGTGCCAAATGCTAGTAAAGGGTTTAATGAGTTTAAGTTTAAATACCTAAAGAAAGGAAAACAAGACCGGGTCACAGAGAATATTTTTAATCAATTGAATGCTAATGATTTTATCTATGTAAGTAGGTTTGATCCTGCTAGAGATATAGGCTATAATTTTTCTATGGAGCACTTTAGTGATGATAATGTATTAGAATATAAATTATCTGCTGCTAATATTAGATGGATTCCGGCAGATTCTACCTATAGATTAACGTCTTACGTAAAAAGAACCCTAAAGGGAGATACAGAAATATTGGAAACTAAAAGAAGACTAGATACCATATTTCCATTTAAAATAAATGATCTGACGCCCGTATCATACGTGGCAGAGACTAAAAATTTATTTGAATTAAACGAATTTATAGAGGTGCAAAAAAATAAAGGAGCATCTAATATTAATACATATATTTTAGTAAAATACAAACGTTGGGCGTTACCAGTAACCGCTTTTATACTTACACTTATTGCAGTAGCAGTATCTTCTCAGAAACGTAGAGGAGGTATGGGGGTAAACTTGGCTTTTGGTATTTTGGTAGCCTTTGTGTATATATTTTTTGATCGTGTATTTGGTACCTTAGCAGAACAATCGGGCTTTTCTCCATTGTTAGCCGTAATTGTGCCAAATGTTTTATTTGGATTTTTAGCATTCTATTTATTGCAAAAAGCCAAAAGATAG
- the tgt gene encoding tRNA guanosine(34) transglycosylase Tgt has product MKFTLKHTDPHSKARAGEMITDHGKIETPIFMPVGTVASVKGVHQKELKEEINPDIILGNTYHLYLRPKTQILEKAGGLHKFMGWDRNILTDSGGYQVYSLSENRKIKEEGVKFKSHIDGSYHTFTPESVMEIQRVIGADIIMAFDECTPYPCDYKYAQRSMHMTHRWLERCIKHLETLPYKYDYSQSFFPIVQGSTYKDLRRQSAEYIAGVGAEGNAIGGLSVGEPADEMYAMTEVVCEILPEDKPRYLMGVGTPINILENIALGIDMFDCVMPTRNARNGMLFTAHGTINIKNKKWEDDFSAIDDMAITFVDTEYSKAYLRHLFAANEYLGKQIATIHNLGFYLWLTREARKHILAGDFTEWKNKMVKQMDKRL; this is encoded by the coding sequence TTGAAATTTACACTAAAGCATACAGACCCACATAGTAAAGCTAGAGCAGGAGAAATGATCACTGATCATGGAAAAATTGAAACGCCAATTTTTATGCCTGTTGGTACGGTTGCCTCTGTAAAAGGAGTGCACCAGAAAGAGCTTAAAGAAGAAATTAATCCCGATATCATCTTAGGGAACACGTATCATTTATACTTGCGTCCTAAAACTCAGATTTTAGAAAAGGCTGGTGGCCTTCATAAATTTATGGGGTGGGATAGAAATATTCTAACCGATAGTGGTGGGTACCAAGTCTATTCTTTATCTGAAAACAGAAAAATTAAGGAAGAAGGTGTAAAGTTTAAATCGCATATAGACGGCTCTTATCATACCTTTACTCCGGAGAGTGTAATGGAAATTCAGCGTGTTATTGGAGCAGATATTATCATGGCTTTTGATGAGTGCACACCTTATCCTTGTGATTATAAGTACGCCCAGCGTTCAATGCATATGACACACCGTTGGTTAGAGCGTTGTATCAAACATTTAGAGACGCTTCCTTATAAGTATGATTATAGTCAATCATTCTTTCCAATCGTTCAAGGGTCAACTTATAAAGATTTAAGACGTCAATCTGCAGAATATATTGCAGGAGTGGGGGCAGAAGGTAATGCTATTGGAGGTTTATCTGTGGGGGAGCCAGCAGATGAAATGTATGCAATGACAGAGGTGGTTTGCGAAATTTTGCCAGAAGATAAGCCAAGATATTTGATGGGAGTAGGTACCCCCATAAATATATTGGAGAATATTGCTTTAGGTATTGATATGTTTGATTGTGTGATGCCAACACGTAATGCAAGAAACGGAATGCTTTTTACAGCACATGGAACCATAAATATCAAAAATAAAAAATGGGAGGATGATTTTTCCGCGATTGATGATATGGCTATAACCTTTGTAGATACAGAATATTCCAAGGCGTACCTACGTCATCTATTTGCAGCAAATGAGTATTTAGGAAAGCAAATTGCAACCATTCATAATTTAGGGTTTTACTTATGGTTAACTCGTGAGGCAAGAAAGCATATCTTAGCAGGAGATTTTACAGAATGGAAAAACAAGATGGTAAAACAAATGGATAAAAGACTGTAA
- a CDS encoding outer membrane beta-barrel protein codes for MKKTILTAVLALLSGLAMAQTEPGFGIKAGLNYGANGDYFDSAEDAYKSPDGNVGYHVGVFGKFGEQIYFRPELVYTKTKSDYENNSLDMSKLDAPLLIGFNVIGPLTVFAGPSLQYILDTDYDGITFGDVKNDFTVGLNIGAGVNLGKLGIDLRYERGFSENEITAINNNNLLSVDRIDTRPDQLILSLSLKI; via the coding sequence ATGAAGAAAACAATTTTAACAGCAGTGCTTGCTTTACTAAGTGGTTTAGCAATGGCACAAACAGAGCCTGGCTTTGGAATTAAAGCAGGTCTAAACTATGGCGCCAATGGTGATTATTTTGATTCTGCAGAAGATGCATACAAGAGTCCAGACGGCAATGTTGGATACCATGTGGGTGTTTTTGGAAAATTTGGAGAGCAAATTTACTTTAGACCAGAATTAGTCTATACCAAAACAAAGTCTGATTATGAAAATAATAGTTTGGACATGTCTAAATTAGATGCACCACTATTAATAGGTTTCAATGTTATTGGCCCCTTGACCGTATTTGCAGGACCATCATTACAGTACATACTAGATACAGATTATGACGGCATTACCTTTGGTGATGTTAAGAATGATTTCACTGTAGGTCTTAACATAGGAGCTGGAGTTAATCTTGGTAAGTTGGGTATTGATTTACGCTACGAACGAGGTTTTTCTGAAAATGAAATAACTGCTATTAACAATAATAACCTATTAAGTGTAGATAGAATAGATACGAGACCAGATCAATTAATTCTGAGTTTATCTTTAAAGATCTAA
- a CDS encoding FKBP-type peptidyl-prolyl cis-trans isomerase has protein sequence MNIKSIFYFLAITLVFISCKKDDDVVIVPPTDLSETIVDDESALQAYFSTHFYNYEDFENPAEDFDYQIVFDTISGVNSDKISLLNSEGFGFKTVKVTSENVGITDSDEEIDHKLYYLVAREGIGAATTFADSTFVRYQGELLDGTIFDSSAAPIWFSLPSLVTGFAQGITQFKGGGPGSVNEDGTVKIEDYGIGAIFMPSALGYYAASQTNIPAYSPIVFKIDLFTVNQADHDNDGIPSYLEDVDGNGRLNNDNTDEEDEADVFTFIPNYLDADDDGDNTPTSEEIDIVNGEVVFRDTDNDGIPDHLDPDTK, from the coding sequence ATGAATATCAAAAGTATATTTTATTTTTTAGCAATTACCTTAGTTTTTATTTCTTGTAAGAAAGATGATGATGTTGTAATTGTTCCTCCAACAGACCTTAGTGAAACAATTGTAGATGATGAGTCTGCGCTTCAGGCCTATTTTTCGACACACTTTTACAACTATGAAGATTTTGAAAATCCTGCAGAAGATTTTGATTATCAAATTGTATTTGATACGATATCAGGAGTTAATAGTGATAAAATATCATTATTAAACAGTGAAGGTTTCGGATTTAAAACGGTTAAAGTAACGTCTGAAAATGTTGGAATTACAGATAGTGATGAAGAAATTGATCATAAATTATATTATTTAGTTGCAAGAGAAGGTATTGGTGCAGCAACAACATTTGCAGATTCTACCTTTGTACGATATCAAGGAGAATTATTGGATGGTACTATTTTTGATTCTTCAGCAGCTCCAATATGGTTTAGCTTGCCTTCTTTAGTAACTGGCTTTGCTCAAGGGATCACGCAATTTAAAGGTGGAGGACCTGGAAGCGTTAATGAAGATGGTACCGTGAAAATTGAAGATTATGGTATTGGAGCTATTTTTATGCCTTCAGCACTGGGGTACTATGCAGCATCTCAAACTAATATACCAGCATACTCTCCTATAGTATTTAAAATTGACTTATTTACAGTCAATCAAGCCGATCACGATAATGATGGTATTCCTTCTTATTTAGAAGATGTAGATGGAAATGGTAGATTAAATAATGATAACACCGATGAAGAAGATGAAGCAGACGTTTTTACGTTTATTCCTAATTATTTAGATGCAGATGATGATGGTGATAATACACCAACCAGTGAAGAGATAGATATTGTGAACGGAGAAGTTGTTTTCAGAGATACAGATAATGACGGTATTCCAGATCACTTAGATCCAGATACCAAATAA
- a CDS encoding RNA-binding S4 domain-containing protein produces the protein MRIDKYLWCIRYFKTRNIGTEACKKGHVKLNGAAAKPSKEVLPMDKIIVRKNQINYELTVLDVPPNRVGAKLVDLYRKDTTPASAFENNELLQYSKDYYRKKGMGRPTKKDRRDIEDYIDDSSETKNNEE, from the coding sequence ATGCGTATAGATAAATACCTATGGTGTATTAGATATTTTAAAACCAGAAATATTGGTACAGAAGCCTGTAAAAAGGGTCATGTAAAACTAAATGGCGCTGCCGCAAAACCTTCTAAAGAAGTGCTGCCGATGGATAAAATAATTGTCCGTAAAAATCAAATTAATTATGAGTTGACGGTTTTAGATGTCCCACCAAATAGAGTGGGTGCAAAATTAGTAGATCTATACCGTAAAGATACCACCCCTGCTTCTGCTTTTGAGAATAATGAGCTTTTACAATATTCTAAGGATTATTATAGAAAGAAAGGAATGGGGAGACCTACCAAAAAAGACAGAAGAGATATTGAGGACTATATAGATGATTCTTCTGAAACCAAAAATAATGAAGAATAA
- a CDS encoding phosphoribosyltransferase family protein, protein MQHQILSHKEIQYKINRIAYQIYEANVDEKEIIIAGIEGGGLNFAKKIVKVLKEITTAEISICKVSMDKKNPLQSGVTTAIKEEDYANKSVVLVDDVLNSGTTLIYGVHHFLRVPLKQLKTAVLVNRNHKKYPVKADYKGISLSTSLHEQIQVEFKTNNDRVYLL, encoded by the coding sequence ATGCAACACCAGATTTTATCTCATAAGGAGATACAGTACAAAATTAATAGAATTGCTTATCAAATCTATGAAGCTAATGTAGATGAAAAAGAAATTATCATTGCAGGAATAGAAGGTGGTGGATTAAATTTTGCCAAAAAGATTGTAAAAGTTCTAAAAGAGATTACCACTGCAGAAATAAGCATATGCAAAGTAAGCATGGATAAAAAAAATCCTTTACAGTCGGGAGTTACTACCGCCATAAAGGAAGAAGATTATGCTAATAAGTCTGTTGTCTTAGTAGATGACGTTTTAAATTCTGGCACCACCCTAATATATGGTGTCCATCATTTCTTGCGGGTACCCTTAAAACAATTAAAAACTGCGGTGCTAGTTAACAGAAACCATAAAAAGTATCCTGTTAAGGCAGATTATAAAGGAATATCTTTATCTACCTCTTTACATGAGCAAATACAAGTAGAATTTAAAACGAATAACGACCGCGTTTACCTACTTTAG
- a CDS encoding shikimate kinase, whose product MKIVLIGYMGSGKTTIGKLLSKKLNINFIDLDEYIESKLNLSVSDIFKDRGEIFFRKMEHTYVQELMEEKKSFILSTGGGTPCYANNLALIQKHTKHDFYLKLSIPSLVKRLINEKESRPLIQNIAENDLPEFIGKHLFERNNFYLQANTTIICDTKMPDEIVNEILESLK is encoded by the coding sequence ATGAAAATAGTCCTTATAGGTTACATGGGAAGTGGAAAAACTACCATAGGAAAATTACTTTCTAAAAAATTGAATATCAATTTCATAGACTTAGATGAGTACATAGAATCTAAATTAAATCTAAGTGTTTCTGATATTTTTAAGGACCGTGGAGAGATCTTTTTTAGAAAAATGGAGCATACATACGTCCAGGAATTAATGGAAGAAAAAAAATCATTTATTTTATCTACGGGAGGAGGAACTCCTTGTTATGCGAATAATTTAGCCTTAATTCAAAAGCATACAAAACATGATTTTTACCTGAAATTATCAATTCCTAGTCTAGTAAAACGTCTAATAAATGAAAAAGAAAGCAGGCCTTTGATTCAAAACATCGCAGAAAATGATTTACCAGAATTTATAGGGAAGCATTTATTTGAAAGAAATAACTTTTACCTACAAGCGAATACCACCATTATTTGCGATACTAAAATGCCTGATGAAATTGTAAATGAAATTTTAGAGAGCCTAAAGTAG
- a CDS encoding DUF547 domain-containing protein, with translation MKKTIIISVVALLIGVVYVNNRYGLLSMAGLNGKGLPTNQANGNLGIDYYSSKNRLDHSQWNALLKEYVDDNGHVDYKGFIEDRNLLEGYLDLLSKRVPTKDWPVQGLLAYYINLYNAHTVALIVRNYPLKSIKDIDGPWTTDFVKIGDQQLSLGALEHSILRKMNEPRIHFAINCASASCPKLFNQAYTPEKLEEQLEAAAFGFINSDDNTITQDELNLSRIFKWYKSDFSDGELSSYINPFTEIEIGSEAAIDYKEYDWSLNERN, from the coding sequence ATGAAGAAAACAATTATTATAAGTGTTGTTGCCCTTTTGATAGGGGTAGTTTATGTAAACAATAGGTACGGATTACTCTCTATGGCTGGTCTTAATGGGAAGGGTTTACCGACGAATCAAGCAAATGGGAATTTGGGAATAGATTATTACAGTTCTAAGAATAGATTAGACCACTCACAATGGAATGCCTTACTTAAGGAGTATGTAGATGACAATGGCCATGTAGATTATAAAGGTTTTATAGAAGATAGAAATTTGTTAGAAGGATATTTAGACCTGTTATCAAAGCGAGTTCCAACTAAAGACTGGCCGGTCCAAGGGCTATTGGCTTACTATATTAATCTATATAATGCTCATACAGTAGCTCTAATCGTAAGAAACTACCCGCTTAAAAGTATTAAAGACATAGACGGTCCTTGGACAACAGATTTTGTGAAGATTGGGGATCAGCAGCTTTCGCTGGGTGCTTTGGAGCACAGTATTCTTAGAAAAATGAATGAACCACGTATACATTTTGCAATCAATTGCGCTTCGGCTTCCTGTCCAAAGTTGTTTAATCAAGCCTATACTCCAGAAAAATTAGAAGAACAATTAGAAGCAGCAGCTTTTGGTTTCATCAATTCAGATGATAATACAATTACACAGGATGAGCTAAACTTATCACGAATTTTTAAATGGTATAAAAGTGATTTTTCAGACGGCGAACTTAGTTCATACATCAATCCGTTTACTGAAATAGAAATTGGTTCCGAGGCTGCAATCGATTATAAGGAATATGATTGGAGCTTAAACGAAAGAAATTAA
- a CDS encoding DUF6789 family protein, producing MKSKITESLVAGIAATVVMTIIMMIAPMIGLAKMNPPEMVSGMMGMPIAVGWIMHFMIGIVFAASYVFFFSSKLPIESKVLKGIVFGIIIAILAKIGMTIMGTIAGGATPRPEGAMIPMIMALLLGHIVFGIVVAFIAKTPKIA from the coding sequence ATGAAATCTAAAATCACAGAATCCCTGGTTGCTGGAATTGCCGCAACTGTAGTTATGACTATCATAATGATGATTGCCCCTATGATTGGCCTGGCAAAAATGAATCCACCTGAAATGGTTTCTGGCATGATGGGAATGCCCATCGCAGTAGGTTGGATAATGCATTTTATGATCGGAATCGTTTTTGCTGCTTCCTATGTTTTCTTTTTTAGTTCTAAATTACCTATTGAAAGCAAGGTTTTAAAAGGGATCGTTTTTGGAATTATCATTGCTATTTTAGCAAAAATTGGTATGACGATTATGGGGACAATAGCCGGTGGCGCTACTCCAAGACCTGAAGGCGCAATGATCCCCATGATTATGGCTTTACTTTTAGGCCATATCGTTTTCGGGATTGTTGTTGCATTTATTGCAAAGACACCAAAGATTGCCTAA
- a CDS encoding DUF2147 domain-containing protein, with protein MKYILTSIFLLITIGIHAQSVTGKWQTIDDETGKVRSVVEIYSDNGKVFGKIIEITDKSRQDRLCEACTGANKDKPILGMVIIKDLEKDDDEWEDGTILDPESGKVYKCYITLEETNKLKVRGFIGFSLLGRTQYWTRVQ; from the coding sequence ATGAAATATATTTTAACTTCTATTTTTTTACTAATTACCATTGGTATTCACGCACAAAGTGTTACTGGTAAATGGCAAACTATTGATGATGAAACTGGCAAGGTTAGGTCTGTGGTAGAAATTTATTCAGATAATGGAAAAGTATTTGGTAAAATTATAGAAATAACAGACAAGTCAAGGCAAGACCGTCTTTGTGAAGCTTGTACGGGTGCCAATAAGGATAAACCTATTTTGGGTATGGTAATTATTAAAGACCTAGAGAAAGATGATGACGAATGGGAAGACGGAACAATTTTGGATCCAGAATCTGGAAAAGTCTATAAATGTTATATCACGTTAGAAGAAACAAATAAATTAAAAGTGCGTGGCTTTATTGGTTTTTCTTTATTAGGAAGAACACAATATTGGACACGAGTGCAATAG